GCGGCTAAAGAATTTGAGTCAGAACTGAAAAAGGAAGGGGAGTCTTCTGCTGAGCCATCCAGTGAGAAAATTACAACAGCCAGTGAAGAAGAGAAGCAAGAGGACAAGGTCCCAGCATGAAGGAGAGTTCTTATACTTAAGCCTAGTAATTTGGTGTAGGAAACTTGTACTACTGCACACTTAAGATACATACTATCGGATCTCTGAGCATTCTGATCAATAAGACTTGTATGTTCCTATTGCAACAGCAGATGATGAGAAAGGTTTAAGTTATCTGGGAGTTTTCTTGTGGATTCAGTGGAAGGGGATGCATGCTTGATCACTTTTAATCCTACACTTGTTAGGGATAACACGTTCACTTCACATTGGTTGAATAACTACACCCAAACTCTCTGTCtcatatttgtataatatCAGACACCCCATTATTGTTTGCTGACTCGGAAATTGTAAACAAACCTTCAAAAAGAAACTGAATTGCCCAAATATACTTCAAGTACTTGGATTGtcagaaaatataatgttatttgttagaaaatagTTGAAGATTTGTTTCTATGACATTTAATAAGGTGGTGAAGTTTGAATCTTTAACCTTGACGATGCGTGGagcataaattttgaaataaagacCCAAGCTCAGCAAGGCCCGTCCAAGTTTTTAGGTAAAAGAAGAAGGTTAGGATTCCTGAAAATTCCAATACACGGTCTAGCTAAGGCGTACTAATGACCCACTGGCCAGCCTAATTCACCTGCAGCCCATCATGAAAGCATACATGATGAAGTCCCCACGTTAGATGAATACATCCGCGTGGAGACATGTCAAACAAGCAATTAGAGAAACCAGCAAAAATCTAGAAATGATGGCCTACTTAGCTAATGGAACAAATCAACCTCCTCCAAATCAGAGCATAGTTNNNNNNNNNNTGCTGACATGGCTATTATTCCTATTAGTACAGAGCATGGCCCCCTCCTATAAAAAGGGTACCAAGTAGGTCAAGGTAAGACAAGTGTTCTTGAGACAGTTTGAATCACTTATTAACGCTTTCTAGCACTCCCTATAAGAATCATACATGCACTCGTTTTCTAAcatctatttgtttttattaaggATTCACCTAAAAATGTTGCTGACTTTAAATACCAAAATGCTAAAGTGTTTCTTATAGGTTGGTCCCTATTTCCATTTTCCTGGGATCTCTAGCTTGATCCTTCGATTTTTATAGGGTTGAAACTCCCAAAAGCATAATTGGCACCACCTTAGAGAAATTTGAGGTAAGATTGGATGAAGTTAAAAGGTGGTCGAGATAATCGTTCATTGAGTCCACATCTCCTTACTGGTGTGATGGCTGCCAGAGAGCAGAGGGCGCAACATTTTGGAGCAGTTAGTACTCCACCCCCTGCAGGTTCCTATTGATTTCACTCCCAAGAATGACTCCATTCTAAGCAGAGCCCTTTCAAATAGCATGATCGATGTTGCTACCAGTGCAACTATCCACGACTTAGCCGCATAGTCCTCACCAGCATTTTGCCCACCAGCACATGATGCTGGTGATAATAAGGTGCCCAATTTCAGCACACTAGGTTCATCCAGATGAGTGGTCCACAACGAGTTGGTCTCTACACCAACCGTTAAGCACCTATCAAACATCCCAAATCCAGTTGTAATTGTTAGGGTGGTGTTTCGTGTGTCAACTAGGTTGTATGAGGCTAGCTAGGTTACATGATGTAGTTGGAGGTGCTTTAGAGGGACGCTTATATGAATTTGGGAATAATTCTACGTCTAAAAGTGCAAGTTCAATTAGTTTTGCATTTAGAGCACCCGtgaagaaatttaattagttaaaaaaaaaagttaaggaTTTCATTGTAATGCTAGGAAGATTGAAGAAGAATATTCAAAAAGAGAACCAGAAACTAGAAAACTACTTAAAAATGCTCTTGAAAAAGGCTCGACTGAGGGAGAAAGGGCTTTAAGAAGGAGGCAGACCTGCAGGAATTAATCCATAAATTGCTCCAATATGTGTGATAGATTAATTTGTCGGTGGGTCTTGAAGGACAACAATGTCTATTAGTTATTTTGTtgttactaattatatgaatGACTTAGGTACTTACACCACTTAAGTACTTGCTATCTTTTAACTATTGGAGCCTCACATAGTTGAACTAATTAACAACTTGGTTGGATTGTTAACCTTCTTTGCAAGTTCAGTTGGTTTGCATTGTAACTGGTTGTGGAAATGACTGTTGGTTGATGTTATGGTATAGCTTGAAATGTTGTTGGTTGATGTTATGAAATAGCTTGAAATGTTATTGGTTGAAATTGTGACATGGTTTCTATGGTTGttgattgtaaaaataatttgtcagATGATGTAACTAATGGAGTTTATAAGTTGATATTATCATGTTATATTGTTTCTGTTATAATGATcaggttattaatttagatatatagaattcaatttttttaaataaataatttattaccgATGGTTTAgagatgaaaatattgtaagGTTTAGAGATGGAATCAgagatgaaaataataaataaggaaACTACTTTGAGATAGATTTAGAGATGAAAAATACATAGACATTATCATCATCAGAATCAGAGACCGTTTGTGCACTAAAACCAAAGATAGGTTATACttaaacttaattattaatttgaatagaaCTACCTACAGAAATTTGCCATCGCGGAATTAGAGATGAAAAATTCCGTCtctaaaattcaattataagtTTGCACGTGCTATTTAAATATGAAGATAGATGAGTGGCACATGAAAGAATCACCAACCTAATTTGATGAATGGGAGATTTCCTATGTTATCTATTGTGTCTTGATTAGAAAGTGCTTGGCTAGAGTGGCACGGGGACTAGGCGTGGGATTTCCTATATCTACCgcttaatcaagaaaaagaaaaaaattatacatatataactaTTGAGTCAATAAGGTTCGACTTACTCTCTATTCATTGAATTCAATCGagaaataattgataaaaggACCTAATTACTTTTATGATACTCGTTATCCAAAGGTTAGTCATCTTCTCCTACACCCATTTAGATGTTATTCCACATAAAATCTCATACCATTACATGAAAACATGGTCCTAGAGACAGAtttttccgtctctaaaatcaaaattactatcgttaaaaataaataacaatggACAAATCCGTCACCGCATATAGACGGCCACTATGACGTCTTAAGTCAAATGGCTAATATTGCACTATCACATCAAGAAATTCTCAATTCGACAACATTGCAACAGTAAATTTCTTACGAAGTCGTTCGATATagttggaaaaataatatttttagtcccataagttaGACCCATTTTACTTTTGGTCACATTCATTACGGACATAGCACTTTTAGTCAAGTAACTTACAAACttagcacttttggtcttCATTCACCTTTTTCGTCTACCAAGGTATAGAGCACATGCATAGCATGTGTTCGTTAAGTAGCTTTGATTGGAGAGAAAATTGGtctgtttttcattttgagaccaattcttgagaaaaatataactatatttgaGGAGGGGAAATAAATCTTGAAGGAACTTAATTagagtaaaaaaaatagtaatttctcTCATctctcacaaaaattgaatactATACTCTCtatatttctataagttaAAAACAAGTAGAAGCAACACAAGAATCATGTCTTCCACAATAAATCAAGTAGGCCAAATGAAGCACTCATAGGCTACTATTGAAACAAGGGCCAATTTTTCATCCAACCAAAGTAATTAGTGGCAACGTGCTAGGTACATGACTACATTGTTAAATTGTAGACGAAAAAGTGCATGaagaccaaaaatactaattttttaagttataggactaaaagtattaaTCTCGTAATAAATGGTACCAAAAGTAATAtaacttatgggactaaaaatattattttccccACTTATTCTAAAAAAGCACCCTTTACACACACTAATGCCTCCACACCAATGTCCATAAAACTAAACATTCTCCTTACAAGCATTGTGCCTTATGGGCATGAGTTCATTGGTATTCCCATCTCAATGATCCTTAACTTAAACATTTAAGGACAAGGCCACGGACGGATATTTTATGTATGACCTAAAGACTTTACAACACGGATATGGATGAAAACATGCCATTTTTCTGCTAAAACAACACTTCCACAGAAAACATTGCTTCTTCTACGtaccaataattatttaaattgaatgatATCGATCATGTCCAAAGCATCAATGAGACATTGAACTATTGCTTGGGCATAGATTCAACAAGAAGAAGCAATTCCATCAAACTTTCCAGAAAATCTTCATTGCAGTATCATATACTAGAATCAATTCAGCCTTAGTAGTGTCACAGGGTTATTATTTGGAACCGTTTCGAATGTTGCACCAGCAAAGGAGATGAACACATCTTAAATACCTATAGTTGTCTATTTCCAGATTTGAAACTAGAATAAAGAACTCTAACTTATATCCTCTATAGCCAAGATGTCCTTTTTTACTTCAAGTACTCCGTGGCTGGCTAGTCTCCTTGGAAAAGTACATGTCAAAACACATATTATgctttcatatatatgaacaaaatATTCCCCCCTTCAAGTTTTTGGGCATATGAACTTTGAAAAAGAAATCGTCAAGGATTTATAGCAACAACACATCCCTAAAATTCTTCCATGCATCAAAACTATCTACATGGATTAGACTTCTCTGGGCATTCTACTCCATCCATTATCTCCTTACCAAATCTACTGTAGCTCAGGCTGTCACATTTTAGGAGTCCATTCACATATGTAGTTGTATTCTCTCAACATTTATGACTGTTAACATTAAAAACACTGCATAGGCCTGCCTCATGTACAGTTAAATTCGGAAAAAACTATTCATTCATCTTAGTAAACAGCTCTCATAATCAGAGATGGTATATATCTGGAATGGCCTTGTTCTTGAAGGTAGAAAAACTGATCATGTGTTAAATATACTTGACAGAGGACAAGAACCCTAAGAGACTATAACTAATTAAGTAGAGTGATCCACCTTCAATTATATGGGTTCGATcggaactaattaaataagtgaaatgaataaatcaaaatagaaCTAGAGAAGGATccaaaacaaatgaaaagatTCTTGATAATCCCCTAACTCAAAAAGATAAATCAATCTTCGTGGTGACAAATTAGCTATTCCTTCTCATTCCAAATCAGTATTTCTCGATAGCTAGCCACAATACAATCAAaggaaactgaaaattaaagtTCACTGAAGGATATCTTACACGTACATACATAGCTTGCTTAAGATCATTGATCTATATATTATTCCAACAATCAAATGccaatatataaatcaagtAGAGTATCTTATCCAGATAGATACGAACTGTGGTAGGCTTCCCATGGCTGCTTGCCGCAAAAATGGTGCTGATCTGCGAGCTGCTTTTGCTGCGCGAATAGAGTACTAGTCATCAAGATTGAATATGCAGTTTATTGGGACTTAGAGTTTGGccagaaaaagagaaaatcaatatgaaaaagtgcaaaaaataaatatttaagcaAGTTATTAAACTGTTTTtggaaattatgtaatatatacgTGTGTGTGAGTCAATGTGAAACTTACTTGATGCGATAATCCAGCATCGTCCTGGCAATGGGAGACGGTGATAAGCGGGTTCCATTGGCGACAGACGAAGGTATTAGCTACTACTTCTTCTGTTACCACACAAGCACGTGCTTCATCAGAGCTCAAATCTTCCGGCACAGCCCCCATATCATTGATCCAGACTCGGGAGCCTGCTGATTCTTGTAAGCTATGGCTAATTGCTGAGCCAGCAAATAGATTTGGGCCTGCAGTACTTTCACCAAGCCGTCTTTTTTGACTTGTTCTCTCTCTAGCCCTCTCTCTTGCTTTCCTCCTTGATTCCGTTGCAACAGTTGCTCGAGCTACCTTTATCTTCTTGGTCCTTTTCTGTTTGGTACAAGAAGGTAATGGTTCCTCCGTCGTCTTGACGGTGGTGGAGTGGTTGGACGACGACACAACTTCACAGTCGTCAGAAATAGAGGATCCACTGTTTGCACGCATATGGCTGCAGCTAGTTTGATTCGCATGAGCTACTCCGCAGACTAGACTCTTCTCCCTAATGGCGGCCCTCGAGTTCTTCAGCAACCAGTCCACAGTTCGACTTGCTTTGTCGAACCCCAGCATGTCTTGGAGGTCAAAGAATTTCCGCGCAACGTCGAGGGACAGCCTCATCCTTCTGTCTCTTGGGCCGCGTGCAGTATTAATCTTGCTGTGCCGATCTTTCTTGGAGCTTCTCTTTCTTACAAGCACTTCTTGATCCACTGCTGGGATGCTGGCTTTTCCATTGCCGGCTGCAGCTTCTTTCGATGGATTTTCTTTAGAATCCGGCTCGGGAAGGATGGTGGCGTCATGATCTGAAGTCATTGATTGCTGCTGATAGAAAAGCTCGAGGAATTGGAGATAAACATCCTCATACTCCAAAGGCAGATGTGGAGAATTAGGAAAGTTAAACAAGGAAGAGGAACAAGGGTAGTCTTCGGATTTGGAAGAAGAACTGATGAGGTTGTCGGGAAAAGGCCTGTGGGGAACCGAAGGCGCCTGATCAGTGCAAGTGATGATAGGATTGTAATTACAATGGCTGTTATAGGAATGCATCTtattacacacacactctcactctcactctcactcttGAAGCTTCTATGAGTGGGACTAGCGATATACTATACTTAAATTAGTGTAACTTGTGTGGTTTTACAAGAGGTCTATTTCCACCTATTTTTGCATATCAAAACAAAAcagatatatagatagatactTGTGGTTTGAGGGGTTGATGAGAATCGTTGTGTTGAAGTTGATGAATACCCACAACTAGTGCTAGCTATTTGAGTGTTCTCCAGCACTCATTAGCTGATATGATGATAACTTTTGGTCGAGAATGACAGTTTATACTTAGAATTGTATGCTCAAGTGACTTTCTCTTGTAGTAGTCATGTATGTGTAGTGCAGACATGGCTGGCTGGTGGTGGATGTGTGTCGTGTGTGAGACGTATTGCGCGTGCCATCAGCAACCTGCTGGTGCGTTGAGAAAGACAGGCGCAGAGATGTCTTAGGGGGAGATGTGATTAATTACTTTATGGGTGAACGTCCTTTGCTACTAAATGAATAAGGGTTTGAAAGCTCAAATTAAAGTCACACTTGTTGTTGGGAGGGGTTTAATTATAAAGGAAAATTAGGATATGTTTGGCATGTGaccttttaaatttgaaatttttttatttttttaagcaagTTAATTTTGCTACAGTATCATTTTTGCCCTAATTCTTATGTGAAGAACATAAGGGGAAAATGaaatttggtatttataactatatgTGGCAGTTTTAGTCACCTTCAATTTCGAATTTGTACTTGaggattataattaaaaagaattagtatatttaattcaaatgtCATTATATTGGCAAAAATAcgatatcaacaaaaaaaattaatatttttcaaattaaagggGTCACGTGTCAAACATGTGCCAGTTTCTAGCGAATTCAGCATTTTCTGTTGAGATTCGTACTAGatgagctttttttttttaactataatcctcaattataaatttaaaatcgaaGAGGACCAAAGTGTTACCCCTTCTGtaattataggattaaaattcCAGTCCCCCTTCCAGGTTATAGAAACTTGTTCAAATATATCCTATTCCTAATTCTTTAAAATCCAAAAGTTAGAATGGTTTAGTTGATCAAGTTTGATCTGGGTACTACCTCAAAGGTTTTCAGAATTTACACTCTcccaattcttttattaatcataaaatggACCAAGATATGGTTTATATGAAATCCTACAGTCGTCATGCATATCCCATTTCCAACTTTGGACACCCATAATACTCTTacaatctttattttattttttaccatcTTGCTAACTTAAGCATTGAAATACGATAATCGAGgtcttttcaatattttttttacgatttcttattttacaaattacagTAACATGAATGGACCTTTCCCGTAATTGGATCAAATTAACCCATGTGGActttattaattcaaacacaaatcaAAATTCTACTTGTAAAATATCCCAAAAaatgcttgtatttttttatcttggtGCATGGCAGCATTTTAAGAAATGCTGGCCAAGGGGTGAcaaattataacttataattctGTAATTTGTGGCCAGTAGAGCAATTTTGGTTATCGGAGTTTTCTAACTCATCGGAAGTTGTTGATGTAGAGGAAATTACGTTTTTTAAATTGGGATTTCGTTAACCAATAATTCAATCAGCCCCTCCAACCACGTAAGAGATGATTAAAGTGCATTTTATATCCTGTATATTGGGGGGGGCACTTTTTAAGAACTACGATTACTAAGGCTGGCTGGTTGTTTTTTTAACTTGTTGTCCAGTTTGTAACAATATCTTGGTCTCTTTTTGTAAAGTCGGAATTTGATGACTTTACATTATTTTGTGTATCAACTTTGTTCCAAACGTTATTCTCAAATTACCATATTATATATCTTGACACTTACTAATTCCTATTTCTTATACAACGTTGTTAGCTTGTGTTGTGACAAATAAGTCAAAATGCCTACAAGTCATCTACCAAGTGAAAACAATATGCTAATACTGTACACATAAGCCTTGGTATGAGTTATCAGTATTTAACTGCAATACTTAAAATGTAATTCTTTTAACATACCGAgcataaaatgcaatttagttATCGCTTACATAGTTAGGCGGCTGATTGGATGCTTCATCGGCAAAAATTCCGATTTAAATGGTACGCACAAAGTAAGTGGTCTCAACTCTCAACAAACAATGTAGGATAGCATAGCATAGAGTGTTGGGAGGACGAAAGCGAAAGCAAGAAAAGCATCAGCAGCAGAAGGTAGCCCATATATATCTGTGGAATTGGAATTGAGTGGACAGGAAGCACTTGCCATTGTGCCACTTCACGTGATGAGAGGCTTCTGATTCTTGACACGGCTACAACCTTTCCCTTCCCCCCTTATTCCCACTTCATTCTACGTGCATGCTCATTCATACTTTTCCTGCTCTGTTTCTCATTAATCCACAGTACCTACTCGAGAAAAAAGAACTATGGGGTTGGAATTGGAATTGGAATtgcactctctctctctctctctctctagggtTAATGCTGCTTCACCAAATGCCATAAGGTTTGATGAGTTTACACGTGGGGTATGCCCACATACCCAAAGGACAATTATATGTGCAAAGGAAGGGCCTGCATGCTTACCACCCTCTCTGTCTAATTTCCTTTTGACTGggcatctctctctctctctctatatgtCCCTTTCATCAAAAAGAGAACCTCATCCATCCTAATCCCTTAATCAGTATAGGTAGGttggagatatatatatatatatatatgatacagcaaattaaaaaaagtattgttGGTTGATTAGTCAAGAAAGAGTGGACTTGATTCATGTGCTTAATTGTACTTGGCACCACTGTATTTGGAACATGACCTGCCCGGAAGCCCTAGCTTGTAGCCAATCATATTCAAAGACAACGTTGCTGTTTGTGGTAAGTAAATGGCAATAGTCTCCTCACACAATTGAATTGAAAGCTCCTCCAGCCCTCTCTATTAAATAGCagctatacacacacatatacatagcTTCTCCACTCTCACTCCAGTACTGTTTCCTTTCCATATATGCATGCCGCAATTCCACCCATTCCTCCTCACTGTCTTCCATATTTCCAATTCCTAGATCATGACCAGCTTGTCCTATATATGTACTTAGCCCacccattatatatatatatctatatatattagaattaggaCCACACACCAAAAGGTTGTTCTCATGttgctttcaattttttatgatcagaTAACTATCAACCAAATTGAATAATTCATCTACCATATACACAAAGTTGGGTACTGCAAGATGCTGAAAGCTGATCATAACcctaattcaagaaaattataattagtattttcttttcaagacccccccccccccccaccataAAAATCTACCATTAACAACCTcattatacacacatatatatatatatatatgcagatCTATTACCGagttttctatttcaaatcgTGTTGCATTTTCTAGTACTGTAGCCAACTTTTTTGGGTTTTGTCAGGAGATTCTTGTACATTGCACTCTATACTTGACTCATCTGTAAAGCAGAGGTAGACAAAGGAAGTGTTGAAGTAAGTTGAGCTACAACTTTCGGGGAGGGGGGGCTGATGAGGATAAGAATCACAAGGGTttgaagcatatatatatacatataattatcaaaggCATTGTTCTGCCAGTAGCCTTTGCTGCTCAGTACATCTGCACTTGGTCTTGTAGTAGGCCGGGGGGGATTGACTCATTTACCACGCTTGCCAAACACGTCCATCATCACTCCCTCTAATTTCTCCTTTAAtttagacatatatatacatatatatacacttttgCCCTAATTATTGCTGTTTGGGTAATCGAATTCCACAGTCACTTCATAGGCGTAGACGACACTCCCAACAAGCCATTAAACGAAGGACACAGATTTTCGAATGTTGTCATATACGCTAAAGGATTTCTTTCCAggaaaatatacaataattgCTCAATTGCTTTTCCGACCAAATTTgtcctctatttttttgtatttccgACCAAAACTTAAAcgtcaaaatacaaaaaaatacataactaAAATATTGCTTTCATGCTGGCAGAAATTGAccgataaaataaaaaatcccaaattaaaaagaaaagaaaacacgTGTGGTCACATGCTTTTTTCGACAATATTTGCAAACTCTGACAATTGAATaatcaaatcacaaaaaatacaagttgCAGAACTTATTTATGAccctagaaaaataaaaaatcaaaacatcaaattacaaaaaagacgtaacaaaaattacatttaagcCAGGGAGGATTTCTACCCAATTGATAACGGTAGCTGCTCTTTTCGTCAGGCCATTAGTCATGTGATTTACACGTGAGAGAAAcgtaaatgtgcgaattggccTGAGTGTGGGACCAAAACTAGAAACAGGTCTACTTTTGGGATCaagaatgtaatttaccccttatTTTGATTTGTATTAACTATCGGAGACAGCTGTTGTTATCAATTGGACAGAAATCCCTCAatggtcctcaaattgaaaaaaaaaaaaaaaaaaccacatatTGGACCCAATGTGCGAATTGACCTGaatgtgggaccaaaattgaaaacaaatccacttatgagactaaaaatataatttaccctaaaaaatttcattgtaTTTATAGACATGACTTACTTtgaaatatatagtatattatTACGCacataagatatatatatatatatatatatataataaatccaTCGCCTAGTACACATGTAATtaactattaaataaatatatgtcatTCATAATAAATGATATCTTAATTgactattgaaaaaaataatcataccttaaataaattttttgttaatatttcgACTCAATAATCATGTACTAATAAAGTTATAGTATTAATCgagttattaaaatatttttaataaaatgcagactattatatatattaattaattgattagttgtataagttaattgaaaagaaaaaatcaaaattttcaattattctttttagttttactcaaaaaatattattaattaattataattaataacttttttagaGGTATTTCAGTTTTCTCCGTTTTTcgttgtctttttcttttattagcTTTGCTTTTGCCACAATTTCACTTAAACAAAGAAGTGCACCAAAATTTCATCCCAAATATTTCGCTATACCGCAGTGAACCAAACATGTGTTAGGCATATATAGatgcaaaattttagtttggaCCCCACCGAGTTgaatttgaaccaattatatggtaagtgcaatacacttgtCGTGTGATTAATGTACAGTTCAgaaaaagtgaccaatcatataacaagtgtgatacacttaGTTTGGTTCAACCAAACCTGATCCGAATAGAAAGTTTtccacatacatatatattttctctttattgtAATGAACTGATAACATGTGCCTTACACATGtacttttcctttcttttttaatggaatatttgaaaaaaaaaaaaaagaaaaaaggaacgcatattctttttattttgtgattaaataTGCTACACTCTCTAAagtttgagaatatatatatatatatatatatatgaaaactTTCTAATCAAATGGAAccaaagtataattttgttaagtTGGGATAACAAACACATAATTAGAAGCTCGTCAATGACGCCTAGTTCATTTGATGAAAGTGAGGCCCCATGATTTTAAAGGTCATGAGTTTGAACCCCCTTATACGTGAGATGTTGTGTCTATTGAATAATAATGTATTGCTTATGACTGTCGTAATGATTGATagccaacaaaaataattataatcaatttatttcaattaataatagttcacGCTCTTActacagaaaagaaaaattaaaagctcAATCACATTCCAATTgccgtaaaaaaaaaaaaatagatttggtacaaaaaataaaaattttcggAAACATAAATCATATTAACTCAATTTTGTACCAATgtttaatattaaaacaacttatgtttcaaattttcaaataaaagtccaaaaaaattaactttgaattatttttttaaactttatttccCTCACCCTATGCTTGCTACCTTCCCCATTTTTCCTTCTTGCCGCTGTTTCTCTCCTTATATCTTCTTCCGTTTTGTCTCCACCTCCCTAGCCCAGCCCACTTCTATACTTAGTTTCTTTCTAGCTTTTAGCATTagttaataattacatttagatttttacgaaaaatattaaattattttttatttttaaaaatatttaaaattatacttatacctctttcaagaattatttacttacacTTTGTCCCTttcgttaaaattttaataaaaaatactgatatcaacaaaaaac
This Sesamum indicum cultivar Zhongzhi No. 13 linkage group LG5, S_indicum_v1.0, whole genome shotgun sequence DNA region includes the following protein-coding sequences:
- the LOC105162602 gene encoding transcription factor TCP12-like is translated as MHSYNSHCNYNPIITCTDQAPSVPHRPFPDNLISSSSKSEDYPCSSSLFNFPNSPHLPLEYEDVYLQFLELFYQQQSMTSDHDATILPEPDSKENPSKEAAAGNGKASIPAVDQEVLVRKRSSKKDRHSKINTARGPRDRRMRLSLDVARKFFDLQDMLGFDKASRTVDWLLKNSRAAIREKSLVCGVAHANQTSCSHMRANSGSSISDDCEVVSSSNHSTTVKTTEEPLPSCTKQKRTKKIKVARATVATESRRKARERARERTSQKRRLGESTAGPNLFAGSAISHSLQESAGSRVWINDMGAVPEDLSSDEARACVVTEEVVANTFVCRQWNPLITVSHCQDDAGLSHQQKQLADQHHFCGKQPWEAYHSSYLSG